A single genomic interval of Centropristis striata isolate RG_2023a ecotype Rhode Island chromosome 8, C.striata_1.0, whole genome shotgun sequence harbors:
- the ubr5 gene encoding E3 ubiquitin-protein ligase UBR5 isoform X1 has protein sequence MTSIHFVVHPLPGTEDQLNDRLREVSEKLNKYSYNSHPHLSLLEQATLKQCVVGPNHAGFLLEDGRVCRISFAVQPDRLELSKPDGSDGSKLSSGSGTGRSSRPGRTSDPPWFLSGSDTLGRLAGNTLGSRWSSGVNGGSGGGGSGGGAGGGGAGGGSSGGGGGGGGGGSGGTSGRSSTAARDSRRQTRVIRTGRDRGSGLLGSQPQPVIPASVIPEELITQAQVVLQGKSRSVIIRELQRTNLDVNLAVNNLLSRDDEDGDDGDDTASESYLPGEDLMSLLDADIHSAHPSVIIDADAMFSEDISYFGYPSFRRSSLSRLGSSRVLLLPLERDSELLRERESVLRLRERRWLDGASFDTERGSTSREGEPSLDKKSIPVQSPVSLGEELQWWPDKDGVKFVSIGAMFSELVAVSSKGELYQWKWSEPEPYRNAQNPSVHHPRVSFLGLANEKITLLSANSIRATVATETNKVATWVDDTLSTVASKLEHSAQAFPELQGERMVSLHCCALYTCAQLENSLYWWGVVPFSQRKKMLEKARAKNKKPKSSAGISSIPNITVGTQVCLRNNPLYHAGAVAFSVSAGIPKVGVLLESVWNMNDSCRFQLRSPESLKNMEKTTKTQEIKTESKPELVKTEMGPPPSPASTCSDTSSIASSASLPYKRRRSTPAPKEEEKVNEEQWPLREVVFVEDVKNVPVGKVLKVDGAYVAVKFPGTSSSMSNQSTAAPTDSDPSSLLQDCRLLRIDELQVVKTGGTPKVPDCFQRTPKKLCIPEKAEILAVNVDSKGVHAVLKTGNWVRYCIFDLATGKAEQENNFPTSNLAFLGQSERNVAIFTAGQESPIILRDGNGTIYPMAKDCMGGIRDPDWLDLPPINSLGMGVHSLANLPSNSTIKKKAAIIIMAVEKQTLMQHVLRCDYEACRQYLVNLEQAFLLDQGSQALGALLDHRCDGNRNILHAAVSVCFPVSNKETKEEEEAERSERNTFAERLSAVEAIANAISVVSSNSSGNRTGSSSSRGLRLREMMRRSLRAAGLGRHESGPSSSDHQDPVSPPIAPPSWVPDPPPMDPDGDIDFILAPAVGSLTTASTGTSQGPSTSTIPGPSTEPSVVESKDRKANAHLILKLMCDSVVLRPHLRELLSAKDARGMTPFMLAVSGRAYPAAITVLEASQKMAKEKEDADSVFMEMICPSGTNPDDSPLYVLCCNDTCSFTWTGAEHINQDIFECRTCGLLESLCCCTECARVCHKGHDCKLKRTSPTAYCDCWEKCKCKTLIAGQKAARLDLLYRLLTTTNLVTTPNSRGEHILLFLVQTVARQSVEHCQYRPPRIREDRNRKAANAEDSDMPDHDLEPPRFAQLALERVLQDWNALKSMIMFGSQENKDPLSASSRIAHLLPEEQVYLNQQSGTIRLDCFTHCLIVKCAPDITFIDTLLGTLVKELQNKYTPGRREEAVNVTRRFLRSVARVFVILSVEMASSKKKNNFIPQPIGKCRRVFQALLPYAVEELCNVAESLIVPVRMGIARPTAPFTLASTSIDAVQGSEELFSVEPLPPRPSPDQSSSSSQTAASYIIRNPQPRRSSQSQPVRGRDEEQDDIVSADVEEVEVVEGVAGEEDHHDDQEEQGEENAEAEGQHDEHDEDGSDMELDLLAAAETESDSESNHSNQDNASGRRSVVTAATAGSEAGSRVSLAFPIFGASSVPAFFSEDDSQSNDSSDSDSSSSQSDDVDQETFLLDEPLERTTSASHANSAAQAPRSMQWAVRNTPSQRATGSAPPSSSTPAASSTGLIYIDPTNLRRSSAISSSAAAAAAALEASNSSSYLTSASSLARAYSIVIRQISDLMSLIPKYSHLVYSQYPAAVKLTYQDAVNLQNYVEEKLIPTWNWMVSIMDSTEAQLRYGSALSSAGDPGHPSHPLHASQHSARRERMTAREEASLRTLEGRRRAATLLTARQGMMSARGDFLNYALSLMRSHNDEHSDVLPVLDVCSLKHVAYVFQALIYWIKAMNQQTTLDTPQMDRKRNREILELGLDNEDSEHENDEDTNQSSTLQDKDEDPVPAETGQNHPFFRRSDSMTFLGCIPPNPFDVPLAEAIPLADQPHLLQPNARKEDLFGRPSQGLYSSSYMATKGLAEASTYRNCLEVNMGSSLPSPSQILPTKMSYSANLKNVMSMESGQRSTENQSLAEQEMEASKPGPSPHDLAAQLKSSLLAEIGLTESDGPPLPSFRPHCSFMGMMISHDMLLGRWRLSLELFGRVFMEDVGAEPGSILTELGGFEVKESKFRREMEKLRNLQSRDLALEVDRDRDQLIQQTMRQLNTHFGRRCTTTPMAVHRVKVTFKDEPGEGSGVARSFYTAIALALLSNDKLPNLDCVQSVSKGMQASSTCHHDYNSNLMQRLRNRDRERERRSGGLRAGSRRDRDRDSRRQLSIDTRPFRPSSEGNPSDEPDPLPAHRQALGERLYPRVHAMQPAFASKITGMLLELSPAQLLLLLASEDSLRARVEEAMELLIAHGRENGADSILDLGLLEAPEKAQQQENRKRHGSTRSVVDMELDDPDDGDDNAPLFYQPGKRGFYSPRPGKNTEARLNCFRNIGRILGLCLLQNELCPITLNRHVIKVLLGRKVNWHDFAFFDPVMYESLRQLIRHSQAGEADAVFAAMDLAFAIDLCKEEGAGQVELLSGGVNMPVTPLNVYEYVRKYAEHRMLVVAEQPLHAMRKGLLDVLPKNALEDLTAEDFRLLVNGCGEVNVQMLISFTSFNDESGENADKLLQFKRWFWSIVEKMSMTERQDLVYFWTSSPSLPASEEGFQPMPSITIRPPDDQHLPTANTCISRLYVPLYSSKQILKQKLLLAIKTKNFGFV, from the exons GCTCCGAGAAGTCTCAGAGAAACTCAACAAATACAGCTATAACAG TCATCCACACCTTAGTCTGCTGGAGCAGGCTACCCTAAAACAGTGTGTTGTTGGTCCAAACCATGCTGGATTTCTCCTTGAG GATGGGCGCGTGTGCAGAATCAGCTTTGCTGTCCAGCCCGATCGCCTGGAGCTCAGCAAACCGGATGGCAGCGATGG ttcaaAGTTGAGCAGTGGTTCAGGGACAGGAAGGAGCTCCAGGCCAGGCAGGACTAGTGATCCGCCCTGGTTCCTGTCTGGCTCTGACACACTTGGCAGACTGGCAGGCAACACCCTTGG GAGTCGCTGGAGCTCTGGCGTGAATGGAGGCAGTGGAGGAGgtggaagtggaggaggagcagggggaggtGGAGCTGGAGGTGGcagcagtggaggaggagggggcggaGGTGGAGGCGGAAGTGGAGGTACGTCTGGCAGGTCATCAACAGCAGCTCGCGACTCCCGTCGCCAGACCAGGGTGATCCGTACAGGGAGGGATCGTGGATCAGGCCTGCTAGGTAGCCAGCCTCAGCCAGTCATACCAGCTTCAGTCATCCCTGAAGAGCTTATTACTCAG GCCCAGGTAGTGCTTCAGGGGAAGTCCAGGAGTGTGATAATTAGGGAACTCCAGAGGACCAACCTGGATGTCAACCTCGCCGTCAACAACCTACTGAGCCGGGATGATGAAGATGGAGATGATGGAGACGACACAGCCAGCGAGTCCTACCTCCCTGGAg AGGACCTGATGTCCCTGTTGGATGCTGACATTCACTCGGCTCATCCCAGTGTGATTATTGATGCCGATGCTATGTTCTCTGAGGACATCAGCTACTTTGGCTACCCCTCTTTTAGACGCTCCTCACTGTCTCGCCTGGGATCCTCCAGAG TTCTCCTTCTTCCCTTAGAGCGCGACTCAGAGCTGTTGCGTGAGCGTGAGTCTGTATTGAGGTTACGCGAGCGCCGGTGGCTGGATGGGGCCTCGTTCGACACAGAGCGAGGCTCCACCAGCCGTGAGGGCGAGCCCAGCTTGGACAAGAAGAGCATCCCGGTCCAGAGCCCTGTCTCCTTGGGAGAGGAGCTCCAGTGGTGGCCTGACAAG GATGGTGTGAAGTTTGTGAGCATTGGAGCCATGTTCTCAGAGCTGGTGGCTGTCAGCTCCAAAGGAGAGCTGTATCAATGGAAGTGGAGTGAACCTGAACCCTACAGGAATGCACAG AATCCCTCTGTTCATCACCCACGTGTATCCTTCCTGGGCCTGGCCAATGAGAAGATCACCTTATTGTCTGCCAATAGCATCAGAGCCACCGTAGCTACAGAGACCAACAAG GTGGCAACCTGGGTGGACGACACACTGAGCACAGTTGCCTCTAAGCTGGAGCACAGTGCTCAGGCCTTCCCTGAGCTGCAGGGGGAACGTATGGTGTCACTGCACTGCTGTGCTCTCTACACGTGTGCACAGCTGGAGAATAGCCTCTACTGGTg GGGTGTTGTGCCTTTTAGTCAACGGAAGAAGATGCTTGAAAAGGCCAGAGCCAAGAACAAAAAGCCAAAGTCCAGCGCTGGCATCTCCTCGATACCAAACATCACCGTGGGAACACAG GTGTGCTTGAGGAATAACCCCCTCTACCATGCCGGTGCAGTGGCCTTTTCTGTCAGTGCTGGGATTCCCAAAGTGGGCGTTCTGTTGGAGTCTGTCTGGAACATGAATGACAGTTGCAGGTTCCAGTTGCGCTCACCAGAGAGCCTCAAGAACATGGAGAAGACCACTAAGACCCAGGAAATCAA GACGGAAAGCAAGCCTGAGCTGGTGAAGACTGAGATGggtcctcctccctccccagcATCTACCTGCAGTGATACCTCTTCTATTGCTAGCAGTGCCTCACTGCCCTACA AGCGAAGGCGTTCTACCCCGGCTCccaaagaggaagagaaggtGAATGAGGAGCAGTGGCCTCTCAGGGAGGTGGTGTTTGTGGAGGACGTTAAAAATGTCCCGGTGGGAAAG GTGCTGAAAGTGGATGGCGCGTATGTTGCTGTGAAGTTTCCAGGGACATCCAGCAGCATGAGCAACCAAAGCACTGCTGCTCCCACTGACTCAGATCCATCATCACTGTTGCAGGACTGTAGGCTCCTCCGAATAGATGAGCTGCAG GTGGTCAAAACTGGTGGGACTCCTAAAGTTCCCGATTGTTTTCAGCGCACACCTAAAAAGCTCTGTATCCCAGAAAAGGCGGAGATTCTGGCTGTAAATGTTGACTCCAAAG GAGTCCACGCAGTGCTGAAAACCGGTAACTGGGTAAGGTACTGCATCTTTGACTTGGCCACAGGCAAAGCCGAACAGGAGAATAACTTTCCCACCAGTAACCTGGCCTTCCTGGGCCAGAGTGAGCGCAATGTGGCCATCTTTACTGCAGGACAG GAATCTCCCATCATCCTTCGAGATGGAAATGGCACAATCTACCCCATGGCCAAAGACTGCATGGGTGGAATTCGCGATCCTGATTGGTTGGATCTGCCACCCATCAACAGCCTGGGAATGGGGGTGCACTCTCTGGCCAATCTCCCCTCCAACTCAACAATTAAAAAGAAagctgctattattattatggctgTCGAG AAACAGACGCTGATGCAGCATGTGCTGCGTTGTGACTATGAGGCGTGTCGGCAGTACCTAGTGAATCTTGAGCAGGCTTTTTTGTTGGATCAGGGCAGTCAGGCCCTGGGAGCACTTCTGGATCATCGATGTGATGGAAACCGCAACATCCTCCATGctgctgtgtctgtctgcttccCTGTTAGTAACAAGGAGACCAAAGAGGAGGAAG AAGCTGAAAGGTCGGAGAGAAACACATTTGCAGAGCGTCTATCTGCCGTGGAGGCAATTGCCAATGCCATCTCTGTGGTTTCAAGCAACAGTTCTGGGAATAGGACtggctcctccagcagcagagg GCTTCGTCTGAGGGAGATGATGCGACGGTCCCTCAGAGCAGCAGGGCTCGGCCGTCACGAGTCTGGCCCGTCATCCAGCGACCACCAGGACCCTGTGTCACCACCCATTGCCCCACCCAGTTGGGTCCCTGACCCCCCACCCATGGACCCGG ATGGTGACATTGACTTCATTCTAGCACCAGCTGTTGGTTCACTCACCACTGCCTCCACTGGGACTAGCCAGGGACCCAGCACCTCCACCATACCAG GGCCATCCACTGAGCCATCTGTGGTTGAATCTAAAGACAGGAAGGCCAATGCCCACCTTATCCTGAAGCTGATGTGTGACAGTGTAGTCCTGAGGCCACATCTACGGGAGCTACTCTCTGCCAA GGATGCCCGTGGAATGACCCCATTCATGCTGGCAGTCAGTGGGAGAGCCTACCCAGCAGCCATCACTGTCCTCGAGGCATCTCAGAAAATGGCCAAGG AGAAGGAGGATGCAGATTCTGTGTTCATGGAAATGATTTGCCCCTCGGGGACCAACCCAGATGATTCGCCCCTCTATGTTCTCTGCTGCAACGACACCTGCAGTTTCACTTGGACTGGAGCTGAGCACATTAACCAG GATATCTTCGAGTGTCGGACCTGTGGTTTGCTCGAAtccctctgctgctgcactgaATGTGCAAGGGTGTGTCACAAAGGACACGACTGCAA GCTGAAGAGGACCTCTCCTACTGCATACTGTGACTGTTGGGAGAAGTGTAAGTGTAAAACGCTGATTGCCGGCCAGAAGGCTGCCCGCCTGGATCTCCTGTACAGGTTGCTCACAACCACCAACCTGGTCACAACACCTAACAGCAG GGGAGAGCATATTTTACTGTTCCTGGTGCAGACTGTTGCCAGGCAAAGTGTGGAGCACTGTCAGTACAGACCACCACGCATCAGAGAGGACCGGAACCGCAAGGCTGCAAATGCAGAAG ACTCTGATATGCCAGACCATGATTTAGAACCTCCTCGCTTTGCTCAGCTGGCTCTGGAGAGGGTCCTGCAGGACTGGAATGCCCTCAAGTCTATGATCATGTTTGGCTCTCAGGAGAATAAAGACCC ACTTAGTGCCAGCAGCAGAATTGCCCACCTCCTGCCTGAAGAGCAGGTCTACTTGAATCAGCAGAGTGGCACCATTCGCCTTGACTGTTTCACCCACTGCCTCATTGTCAAATGTGCTCCTGACATCACT TTTATAGACACCTTACTTGGTACACTGGTAAAGGAGCTACAGAACAAGTACACTCCTGGCCGGAGAGAGGAGGCAGTCAATGTCACCAGGCGGTTCCTCCGCTCTGTTGCCCGAGTTTTTGTCATCCTCAGTGTGGAGATGGCTTCATCCAAGAAGAAAAA CAACTTCATCCCGCAGCCCATTGGGAAATGTCGACGGGTTTTCCAAGCCCTACTGCCCTACGCTGTGGAGGAGCTGTGTAATGTAGCAGAGTCGCTAATTGTTCCCGTGCGAATGGGTATAGCAAGACCTACTGCCCCTTTTACTTTGGCCAGCACCAGTATTGACGCTGTTCAAGGAAGCGAGGAACTCTTCTCTGTTGAACCGCTGCCTCCAAGACCCTCACCTGACCAGTCGAGCAG TTCCAGCCAGACAGCTGCCTCTTATATCATCAGGAACCCCCAGCCTCGGCGCAGCAGCCAGTCTCAGCCTGTCAGAGGaagagatgaggagcaggatGACATCGTATCAGCAGATGTGGAAGAG gtTGAAGTTGTAGAGGGAGTAGCCGGTGAGGAAGATCATCACGACGACCAAGAGGAACAGGGAGAGGAAAATGCTGAGGCAGAAGGGCAGCACGACGAGCACGACGAGGATG GAAGCGACATGGAGCTGGATCTGCTGGCAGCAGCTGAGACCGAGAGCGACAGTGAAAGTAACCACAGCAATCAGGATAATGCGAGCGGCCGCAGGAGTGTCGTCACAGCAGCCACTGCTGGCTCTGAAGCAG GCAGTAGGGTGTCCTTGGCATTTCCTATTTTTG GTGCCAGCAGTGTCCCTGCCTTCTTTTCAGAGGATGACTCCCAATCCAATGACTCCAGTGACtcggacagcagcagcagtcagagCGACGATGTCGACCAGGAAACGTTCCTATTGGATGAGCCACTTGAAAGGACAACTAGTGCTTCACACGCCAACAGTGCAGCTCAGGCTCCTCGCTCAATGCAGTGGGCTGTTAGAAACACCCCCAGTCAGAGGGCGACAGGAAGTGCTCCCCCCAGCTCTTCGACACCAGCTG CAAGCTCCACAGGCCTGATATATATCGACCCAACCAACTTGCGTCGCTCCAGTGCCATTAGCtcgagtgctgctgctgcagcggcGGCTCTGGAGGCCAGCAACTCCAGTAGCTATCTGACATCCGCCAGCAGCCTGGCGCGAGCCTACAGCATCGTCATCAGGCAGATCTCAGACCTCATGAGTCTGATTCCCAAGTACAGCCATCTAGTCTACTCACAGTACCCTGCTGCTGTAAAGCTCACCTACCAGGATGCAGTCAACCTGCAG AACTACGTTGAAGAAAAGCTGATTCCCACCTGGAACTGGATGGTGTCGATCATGGATTCCACTGAGGCTCAGCTGCGATATGGGTCAGCTCTGTCATCTGCTGGAGACCCGGGTCACCCCAGTCACCCGCTCCATGCCTCTCAGCACTCAGCTCGCAGGGAACGTATGACAGCCCGGGAGGAGGCCAGCCTCCGCACCCTTGAAGGACGCAG GAGAGCAGCTACCCTGCTGACAGCTCGCCAAGGCATGATGTCAGCGCGTGGTGACTTCCTGAACTACGCCTTATCACTGATGCGATCCCACAATGACGAGCACTCTGATGTGCTTCCTGTGCTTGACGTGTGCTCACTAAAACATGTGGCCTACGTTTTCCAGGCTCTTATCTACTGGATTAAGGCCATGAATCAGCAGACTACTTTGGACACCCCACAAATGGACAGAAAGAG GAATCGAGAGATTTTGGAACTGGGTTTAGACAATGAGGATTCTGAACACGAGAATGATGAGGACACCAATCAAA GTTCAACTCTGCAGGACAAGGATGAGGACCCAGTCCCAGCAGAAACGGGTCAGAACCACCCCTTCTTCCGGCGCTCTGACTCCATGACCTTCCTGGGTTGCATCCCACCCAACCCCTTCGATGTTCCCCTGGCTGAGGCCATCCCACTGGCAGACCAGCCCCACCTCCTGCAG CCTAATGCCAGGAAGGAGGATCTGTTCGGTCGTCCCTCTCAGGGCTTGTACTCTTCCTCCTACATGGCAACCAAAGGCCTGGCCGAGGCAAGCACGTACAGGAACTGCCTGGAGGTAAACATGGGCTCCTCTCTACCCTCCCCCTCTCAG ATCCTGCCCACTAAGATGTCTTACTCGGCCAACCTGAAGAATGTGATGAGTATGGAAAGTGGCCAGCGGAGCACTGAGAACCAGTCActagcagagcaggagatgGAGGCTTCAAAACCAGGTCCTTCACCCCATGACCTCGCTGCCCAGCTGAAGAGCAGCCTACTTGCGGAGATTGGCCTCACTGAGAGTGACGGGCCTCCACTACCATCATTCAG ACCTCACTGTAGTTTCATGGGGATGATGATCTCACATGACATGCTGCTGGGCCGCTGGCGTCTGTCACTGGAGCTCTTTGGTCGTGTCTTCATGGAGGATGTCGGAGCGGAGCCTGGATCG ATCCTCACGGAGCTAGGCGGCTTTGAGGTAAAGGAATCTAAGTTCCGTCGAGAGATGGAGAAACTGAGGAATCTGCAGTCTCGGGACCTGGCCTTGGAGGTGGACCGTGATCGAGACCAGCTAATACAGCAAACCATGCGTCAGCTAAATACACACTTTGGCAGGCGCTGTACAACCACACCTATGGCTGTACACCGGGTGAAGGTCACCTTCAAAGACGAGCCGGGCGAGGGCAGCGGCGTGGCCCGCAGCTTCTACACGGCCATCGCTCTGGCCCTCCTTTCCAACGATAAGCTGCCCAATCTGGACTGTGTTCAGAGTGTCAGCAAGGGCATGCAGGCCAGCAGTACGTGTCATCACGATTACAATTCAA ATCTAATGCAGCGCTTGAGGAACAGAGACCGAGAAAGGGAGAGGAGAAGTGGAGGGCTTCGAGCAGGATCGCGTAGAGACCGAGACAG AGACTCAAGGAGACAGCTGTCCATAGACACCAGGCCTTTCAGGCCTTCGTCAGAGGGAAATCCCAGTGATGAGCCTGACCCCCTGCCTGCACACAGACAAGCCCTGGGGGAAAGGCTCTACCCACGAGTTCATGCAATGCAACCG GCGTTTGCCAGTAAAATCACAGGCATGTTGCTGGAGCTGTCCCCtgcccagctgctgctgctgctggctagTGAGGATTCCCTCAGAGCCAGGGTGGAGGAGGCCATGGAGCTTCTGATTGCACATGGAAG GGAAAATGGTGCTGACAGTATATTGGACCTAGGTCTGTTGGAGGCTCCAGAGAAAGCACAA CAGCAGGAGAACCGTAAGCGTCATGGTTCAACCCGCAGTGTGGTGGACATGGAGCTGGACGACCCAGATGATGGGGACGACAACGCTCCTCTCTTCTACCAGCCTGGCAAAAGAGGCTTCTACTCACCTCGGCCCGGCAAGAACACAGAAGCCAGGCTGAACTGCTTCCGTAACATTGGCAG AATACTGGGGTTATGTCTGCTTCAGAATGAACTCTGTCCAATCACGTTGAACAGACATGTCATCAAAGTGCTGCTTGGAAGGAAG